One Engystomops pustulosus chromosome 7, aEngPut4.maternal, whole genome shotgun sequence DNA window includes the following coding sequences:
- the LRFN4 gene encoding leucine-rich repeat and fibronectin type-III domain-containing protein 4, which produces MERLVWGVLLVGSLATMVHSCPFHCTCQNLSESLSTLCANKGLLYVPPNIDRRTVELRLADNFIRVVDQEDFINMTGLVDLTLSRNTIDNIHPYAFGDLESLRSLHLDGNRLTAIHEDSLRGMLNLQHLIINNNQLVTIPVATFDDFLLTLEDLDLSYNNLISVPWEAIQNMVSLHTLNLDHNLIDFVMEGTFSELYKLSRLDMTSNRLHTLPPDPLFVRSQTGVVSPTPYTSTIVLNFGGNPFHCNCELLWLRRLVREDDMETCASPPQLAGRYFWSIPEEEFTCEPPLITRHTHQLWVLEGQRATLKCRAIGDPEPVIHWVSPDDKIMANSSRTASYRNGTLDILVTTIRDDGAYTCIAINAAGESTAQVDLKMIPLPHRNNGTVSVLRQDPGSSDITTSSKTSVNATEERKVSDSAVVVTDVTSSSALIRWYMNRSAYVVWMYQVQYNCTADETLVYRILPSTTKHFTLRHLVSGVDYDLCILAIFDDVATSLAATKSLGCVQFSTGEAYPDCRSLHAHFLGGTLTIIIGGVIVVTLLVFTVVMMVKYKVCSTGHSEIPKVTNVYSQTNGNQLTPNGMLLQSRLNNESAKASCSQVTYKEDSGRIVHGVKPQRRKVRHREASERVDDKTIKLSDPEGPHCGSSPTDSAGFGFPKTKRSCSVDMGEMATTTCYSYAKRLSVIWTKRSQSVHGMLSQCGADLPKGKQFLFSGSDELEESVV; this is translated from the exons ATGGAAAGGTTGGTCTGGGGTGTTCTACTGGTAGGAAGCCTTGCAACCATGGTCCATTCTTGTCCTTTTCACTGTACTTGCCAAAACCTTTCAGAATCTCTCAGCACACTATGCGCCAATAAGGGGCTTCTCTATGTACCACCCAACATAGATCGAAGGACTGTGGAACTACGTCTGGCGGATAACTTCATTAGGGTGGTGGATCAAGAAGACTTCATTAACATGACAGGTTTGGTTGACCTCACATTATCAAGAAACACAATTGATAACATTCATCCTTATGCCTTTGGTGATCTTGAGAGTTTGAGATCATTACATTTAGATGGAAACCGTCTTACTGCCATTCATGAGGATTCTTTAAGAGGAATGCTTAATCTTCAACATCTTATTATCAACAATAACCAGCTTGTGACAATCCCAGTGGCCACTTTTGACGATTTCCTCTTAACTTTGGAGGACCTGGATCTTTCATATAACAATTTGATAAGTGTTCCATGGGAGGCAATCCAGAACATGGTTAGTTTGCATACTCTCAATCTTGACCACAACCTTATAGACTTTGTAATGGAAGGCACATTCTCAGAATTATACAAGCTATCCAGACTGGATATGACATCCAACAGGCTGCATACACTACCTCCAGACCCACTCTTTGTCCGTTCCCAAACTGGAGTGGTAAGCCCTACCCCTTACACTTCAACAATTGTGCTAAATTTTGGAGGCAATCCATTTCATTGTAATTGTGAGCTGTTATGGTTACGCCGATTAGTAAGAGAGGATGACATGGAAACATgtgcatcaccaccacagctagCTGGACGTTATTTTTGGTCAATTCCAGAAGAGGAGTTCACATGTGAGCCCCCATTAATTACACGTCACACACATCAGCTTTGGGTATTAGAAGGGCAAAGGGCAACATTAAAGTGCCGGGCAATTGGTGACCCAGAGCCGGTTATTCATTGGGTCTCACCAGATGACAAAATAATGGCAAACTCATCTAGGACAGCTTCTTATCGAAATGGAACCTTGGATATACTAGTTACAACGATTAGGGACGATGGAGCATATACCTGTATAGCAATCAATGCTGCGGGAGAATCAACAGCACAAGTAGACCTAAAAATGATCCCTCTGCCTCATCGCAATAATGGAACAGTTAGCGTATTGAGACAGGATCCTGGGTCTTCAGATATCACCACTTCATCAAAGACATCTGTCAATGCTACAGAAGAAAGGAAGGTGTCAGACTCTGCTGTTGTGGTGACTGACGTCACTTCATCTTCCGCACTGATAAGATGGTACATGAACAGATCAGCCTATGTTGTATGGATGTACCAGGTCCAATATAACTGCACAGCAGACGAGACACTGGTGTACAG GATTCTGCCTTCTACAACCAAGCACTTTACCTTGAGGCATCTAGTTTCAGGAGTAGATTATGACCTTTGCATTTTGGCCATTTTTGATGATGTCGCAACCTCACTGGCTGCTACGAAATCCTTGGGATGTGTCCAGTTTTCTACAGGAGAGGCATACCCAGACTGTCGATCACTGCATGCTCATTTTCTGGGAGGCACTTTAACCATTATAATTGGAGGAGTCATTGTGGTGACACTGTTGGTCTTTACAGTGGTTATGATGGTAAAATACAAGGTATGCAGTACTGGGCACTCTGAAATTCCAAAAGTAACCAACGTTTACTCCCAAACTAATGGAAATCAGTTAACACCCAATGGAATGCTTCTACAAAGTAGACTAAACAATGAGTCAGCCAAAGCCAGTTGTTCCCAAGTGACGTATAAGGAGGATTCTGGAAGGATTGTCCATGGGGTTAAACCGCAACGTAGAAAGGTTAGACACAGAGAAGCATCAGAGAGGGTTGacgataaaacaataaaattgtcAGATCCTGAGGGGCCACACTGTGGATCGAGTCCGACAGACAGTGCAGGTTTTGGTTTTCCAAAAACAAAGCGGAGCTGTTCTGTTGACATGGGGGAAATGGCAACCACAACTTGTTATAGCTATGCCAAGCGACTCAGTGTTATATGGACAAAGAGAAGCCAATCTGTGCATGGCATGCTTTCAcaatgtggggcagatttacccaaAGGAAAACAATTCTTATTCAGTGGCTCAGATGAGCTAGAAGAAAGTGTTGTGTAG